In the Corynebacterium anserum genome, AACAACTCTGGATTTTGTGAGAGACGTCCACCATAAGAAGGAATCATCTCCTTCAACTTCGGCGTCCACTCACCCATCTTCGAGCCGAAGCAACGCTCGAGAACCTCGATCATGGCGGAAGGGGCGATGGAAGCACCTGGGGAAGCTCCCATGAGTCCAGCGATTGTACCATCAGAAGAGTTGACCAAAGCGGTACCGAATTCCAGCGAACCAAACTTAGGCGCACCGATAGGCTTGATCACCTGCACACGCTGACCAGCAATCACAACCTCCCAGTCCTCAAACTTCGCGGTAGGCATGTACTCGCGCAAAGATTCAACCTTAGCCATCTTGTCCTTGAGGACTTCCTCAATCAAGTACTTGGTCAGGCCCATCTCCTGGACACCCACGCCCAAGTAGGACGGAATGTTCGATGGGCGCAAGGAGGACAACATATCGGTGAACTTGCCGTGCTTGAGGAATTTTGGAGTCCAACCGGCGTAAGGGCCGAACAGAAGCCCCTTCTTGCCATCAATGACGCGGGTGTCAAGGTGTGGAACAGACATTGGAGGAGCCCCGACAGATGCCTTTCCATAAACCTTAGCCTGGTGTTGGTCGATGAGCTCCTCGTTGGTGCAGCGCAGCCACTGACCGGACACGGGGAAGCCACCATAACCCTTAATTTCACGAATACCGGACTTCTGTAGCAATGGCAGAGCCATACCACCGGCACCAACGAACACGAAGTTAGCGGTGACTGTGGAGAGATCACCAGTGTGGAGATTCTTCGTCGTAACCTTCCACTTCGTGCCAGCTCGGGTGATGTTCTTGACCTCGTTACCGTAGCGAACCTCTGCACCCTGCTTGTTTACGATGTCCAGGTACTGACGCGTCAACGCACCGTAGTTAATATCCGTGCCGTCCTCGAACCAGGAAATAGACACAGGATTGTTGAAGTCACGGCCTGCGGCCATCAAAGGCAGAAACTCGCGGAACTTCTCCTCAGAATCGCTGTACTGCATATTCGGGAACAGCGGGTGGTCCTTGAGAGCCTCGTAGCGAGCCTTAAGGTAATCCACCTGCTTCATGCCGTTAGCGAAAGAAACGTGAGGCACGGCGTTGATGAATTCCGAAGGATCGC is a window encoding:
- the mqo gene encoding malate dehydrogenase (quinone), with the translated sequence MATNAPGNKDSVDVLLIGAGVISTTLSVMLKQLQPDWSQLIVERLDVPGAESSDPWNNAGTGHSALCELNYTPEVGGKIDISKAVGVNEKFQVSRQFWSYLVEEGLLGDPSEFINAVPHVSFANGMKQVDYLKARYEALKDHPLFPNMQYSDSEEKFREFLPLMAAGRDFNNPVSISWFEDGTDINYGALTRQYLDIVNKQGAEVRYGNEVKNITRAGTKWKVTTKNLHTGDLSTVTANFVFVGAGGMALPLLQKSGIREIKGYGGFPVSGQWLRCTNEELIDQHQAKVYGKASVGAPPMSVPHLDTRVIDGKKGLLFGPYAGWTPKFLKHGKFTDMLSSLRPSNIPSYLGVGVQEMGLTKYLIEEVLKDKMAKVESLREYMPTAKFEDWEVVIAGQRVQVIKPIGAPKFGSLEFGTALVNSSDGTIAGLMGASPGASIAPSAMIEVLERCFGSKMGEWTPKLKEMIPSYGGRLSQNPELFQQQWERSQKALKLA